Genomic DNA from Pirellulales bacterium:
GCTCCTGGAATCGGTCGAGGAGCATTGTGGCCTGTTGCGGCAGCGAGGTGCGAATCCGGGCATTGCCATCGATCGGTTGCGCCCGCACACGCAACGCATCTGGAAGAATTTTTCTCTCGCCGAGAAGCAAGAATTTCTGTGCCGTTACGCGGCGCGCTGGAACATCATTCGCCACCGGATTGCGCAGCCGATTCACGAGCGTATGACGAAGGCGCTGGAGGAGGGGCGTCTGCGCGTGGTGCGCGGCACGGTCGACGGCGTCGAAGGCTGCGCTGGCGGCGTGCGGGTGTTGTTGGCGACCGACGCCGGACGCGACTCGGTCACGGCGGCGCTGGCGATCAACTGTACCGGCCCGCAGGCCCAGTTTTCGGCGACCAACGTTCCCCTTTTTCAAAACTTGCTCGAGCGCGGCCTGGCCAGGCCCGATCCGCTCGACATGGGCCTCGACGTCGACGACCAGCTAGCCGTGATTGGCCGCGATGGGCTCACGAGCGGTTGCCTGTTTGCCTTGGGCCCCTTGCTGAAAGGAACGCTCTGGGAGACGACCGCCGTGCCCGAGCTTCGCGGACAGGCCATGCAATTGGCCCGCGTGTTGCTGGCCGACGAAATGCCCGACGGAGACGACAGCCGCTTTCGCGTACGCGAAGAAGCGGTGCTCGAGTACTATATTTGAGCGGCCACAGGGTTTTGGGTAAAGTCTGCGGGGCGCGGGATTCCCGAGTGAAGGGATTGCTCGCGATCGGCCGATTTTGCCTTACAGTACGTCCTGTCGTGGCCCTCCTGCTAACCCGCCGGCCGCCGTGGTTGCGCTACCGATTTGCACGGAGGCGATATGTTCCTGAGGCAACGGCTTTGGTCCGGCGGGTATCTGGCGTTGATCTGGCTCGCCGCCACCACGGGCTGCCGGACGCCGCGGCCGGCTGGTTCTCAAGCCGCTGTTGCTGCGCACAGTGGCTCGCCGAAGGCCGCGGAGGGCTCGCGGAACGCGACGGAAGTCGTTCCCTACAGAAGTGGAACGACCAGCCAGGCAAGCGCGTTTCCACGCCCTGCCACCACGGCTTCGGCCGCAAGCAGCAGGCGGGACGCCCGCACCACAAACGAGAAGCCGACGCCGCCCGCTCGCCTGGCCAGCCTGCACCTCGTTCAACAACCCGTCGGCGTCGACGATCCCTTTGCGGGTCAGCCGGAGCTGCAGCTTCCGCGGCTTCTCGGTGAAGTGCTGGCCCGCAACCAGACGCTGGCGGCGATGCGCGCCGCGTGGCTCTCCGCCGCCGAGCGCTATCCCCAGGCGCGGGCGCTCGACGACCCCGTGTTCACCGGTATGGCCGCCCCCGCGTCGCTGAGCTCCGCCGTGACCAGCGTGCCTGGAAACGTGGCGGGCTACGTGGTGGGCGGCGCGCAGAAGCTCCCCTGGTTCGGCAAGCTGCAGTTGCGCGGCGACGCGGCACTGGCGGAAAGCCGGGCGGCCCGCTGGGACGTCGACGACGCGCGGCTGCAAATCATCGAGGCCGCGGGCCTGGCCTATTACGACTACTATCTTGTGAGGCAGGATCTGGCGCTGAACGTCGAGAATACCGCCAAACTGCGCGAGTTCCACGACATCGCGGCGCGCAAATACGAAGCGAACCTGGCGCCACAGCAAGATATGTTGCAGGCCGAGGTGGAGCTGGCCGAGCTGGCCCGTCGGCAGATCGAGTTGGAGCGGTTGGAACGGATCGCCATCGCCCGCATCAACACCTTGATGCACCGCATGCCCGACGCCTATGTGCCGGCGGCGCCGGCCAGCCTGCAAGCACCGTTGCTGGCGCTCTCCGCGGCCGAGTTGCGGGCGACGGCGGTCACGCGGCGGCCCGATCTGGCCTCGCTGGCGGCCAAGATTCGCGCCGAGCAGGCCCGCTTGCAGTTGGCCAACAAGGAATTCATGCCCGATTTCGAGGTCTTTGGCCGCTACGATAACTTCTGGACTCAGGCTTCGCAGCGCGGGCAAGTGGGCCTGAACATGAACGTGCCGCTGTATCGCGACAAGCGTTACGCCGCGGTGCGCGAAGCGCAGTGGCGCTTGAGCCAGCGCCGGGCGGAATACGAACAGCGGATCGACGACATCAACCGTGAAGTGCAAACGGCCTACGAGCGGTTCGACGAAGCGCAGCAGACGGTCGGGCTGTATACCGATCAGATTCTGCCCGCCGCGCGGAAAAACGTCGATTCCGCGTTCGCCGCCTACGAGACGAGCGGCGGCGACTTTTTGCGGCTGGTGGCCGCGCAACGGCAGCTCATCAGTTTGCAAGAGCGCTATCAGGAGTCGATCGCCGATTACCATCGGCGGCGCGTGGAACTGGAGCGGGTGGTGGGCCAGCCGCTTCCAAACGGACAGGCAGCGGAGGAGATACCGCCGGGCCGGCAAATAGCGCGCACATTCCGCGCGCCGCGGCCGGCGGCCGATCCCTTGGGAAGAATCAGTGACTGTGGTTCCCATGACCACCGCCGACCAGATGCAGCACGACCGCCACCAAGACAATTACACCGATCGCGGCGACAACGACCTTGACTCCTGAACGGCGGCCCGCGCCGGTCGCCCCGTTCGTCGGATCGGCGCGCATTTGCCGGGCGGGCGCGGCCCTTGGCGTTTCACGCCGGTGGCGCTGCTTGCGCCGTCCGTAGGCGGTCATGCCGCGTGGCTTGTAGATTGCCAGCGTCGTGGCTGTGAGCAACGCCAGCAGAGCGGCGCCGGCGACGGCCACCAGTCGAATTCTCAGCCCGCGCAGATCCGCGGCGGACAAGGTGCTCTCTGCCGCCGCGCTCGCCACGAAACTGATGAGCCGCGTGTGAACGAGCAAGAGGACGATCGCAAATGTGTTGATCAGGAATTTCGCCAGGATCCAGTAGTGCCTGAACAAGCCCCATGGGGTGCCCAGCGACATGACAAGTCCGGTCAGCAGCGAGGCGAAGGACAACGGCACGATAACGAACCAGGCGGTGAGATCCATCGCAAGGTAAGCGGCACGCACCATCAGGGCGTCCTGGCTGGCCAGACCGGTAACGGCGAGACCTTCGAAGGCAGCCACCGCACCGAGCCAGCCGACCGAGGAAGTGATGTGGGCGGTCAGTGCGACCTTACGGATGCCAGGCGTCATGGTCGTTGCTCGTGGTGCAGAGTGTCTGAACGCAGCAGGGCCGTGTGGCGATAGGCCAAGTCCGTACTCTGCGCGAGGAACTCGGCAATCGCCCTGAGTTGGTCGCCGTCGAACCGCTTTAGAAGAGCGGTCACGTCGTTTCGTATTGGCTCGAACACGTGGTGGATGTCTGGCATTCGCTCGCCCGACTGACAAAGAATCTGCTTGCGCCGATCGCGCGCGTCTGATTTGCGAGACAAGTACCCTGCCCGCTCCAACCTGGCGACCACGCCGGTGATGGCGCCGGTCGTCAGGCCCGTGAGTGCGGCCAACTCGCTTCCGGTCATCGGCCCGCGCTCGCGCAACAAATCGAGGCACTTATGATCGGCGGGGCCGATCCCCAGACGCTCTGCCACCGCTTGGTGAAACAACACGACCGCGGTGCTGTGCCGGCGGACGAGACGGCCGACGATGTCGTCGATCAGATGCGATTTGCTCATGCTTGCCGTTCGGATTGCATTTGCTTCGTTATTAGCTTAGATACTAAGCTATCTGCGAAGGGGTTGGCTGTCAACCGTGTGCGGCGCGGCAAACTCTCTTGTCTACTGCGGCGTGCTGGCCCCGCCGGCGGCGCTGCCGGCCCCGAGCGAGCCGCCCTTTGGCCCGCCGAACGCGCCGCCGCCCGCGCTTGGAGGGCCCTTCATCGCCGCGGTTCCCGCGCTCTCCGAGGAGCGGACGCCGCCGGGCGTCGTGGTCGGGCCGCCTAGCACGGGCAGCGGCTCGCCTCCCATCGGCAGGGCACCGACCGCCGTCGCCCCGCCTTGCAGATAATAGGAGTTGGCCAGTCCCGTTTCTCGTTCCACTCCCTCAGCGGACCAACTCCGCGGCGGCTGCGGAGCCGCGGCGGGCGGTGATTCAAACGCCGGGGCCTTGCGGTAGCCGGCGGCCAGCGAGCCCGCGGCGGGCCGGCGCGGATCATATCTCAGCCAGCGTCGGCCATCGAACACACTCCAACTTCCGCCCGTCGTCCAGTACCACCAACGGCCATTATGCCAGGCGTAGCGCCAGCGGTTTTGCGATTGACCGCCGCGTGGCGCGGACCGCGCCAAACCACTTCGAGCTGTCCTTTGTGCCGCCGCGTCATTGGGCCGGCTGACCACGGTGGCGACGATCAACGCGACAAAAATGCTGAGGAATTTCATCGTTTCGCAGTCCTTCCGGAACAAGTTACCGCCCCGCGACTGAATTATACCGCACGCTGTGTCAAAGATACTATCGGCAATAGCAAAGCGCCGAGCGGTGCGTGCGGATTCGCCCAGTTCGTGCCCGCCTGCCGCACAGCCACCGACTTGTCGAATCGCACGGTTGGCTGCCGAGAGAAAACGCCGCCGACGGTCGCTTGCTCTAAAGGCGTGCGGGGCTATGCACTTGCGACATGTTGTGACAGCAACCCTGACTCGCTCGGTGGATAGCGGCACATAAACTGCCTAAGTGCGCCCACGGATAATAAGTAACAACGCACTTTCTTCGATGAGGTGACCCATGTTTACAAGAAAACATTTGGTGCTCGCCGCGCTGTGCGGCGTCGGATTCGTTTCTAACGCCTTCGCTCGCGAAGCGGTTGCGGCGCCGGCGAATCCTTTCAAGCCTGGCGACGAAATCGTCGCGACCGCCAGCGGCACGCCGCTGATGCGGGGCTATTCCACCTTGGCGACACTGGCCGAAGGCCAAACGTTGCGAGTTCTGAAGGTGGAGGGAGCTTGGGTGGGAACCACCGTCACGGTCAACGGTACGAAGATCGGCGGCTGGCTCTGGAACAAGCAGCTCGCGACGCCGCGGCAATACCAGGCCCTGCGGCAGGGCGTCCGCCGCAGCTATTCGTATCAACCGGCCCCGGTCTACCAAGGCCCCTACTTCGGTCAGCCGACTTATACGCAGCCGTTCGTCATGGGCGAGACTCCCTACGGCAGTTCGTATTGGCGGGCCGACCGCAAAGTTATGGGCTACTAACCAAGTCGGGCAGATGAGGACGATCCAACGCACGCCCAGCCTGCCGACCGCGGATTTTCGATAGCAACGAGCATCACCGCGGTCGGCCTAACATGACGGCGCGACGACCATGTGGCGTCGCCTGTCGTTCAGCCATTCGAGAGGAGAAAAGTCGATGTCGAAACCTACCTTGTTCCTTGCCGGGGCGCTCGGCGCGCTGATGTTTGTGCAGCAGTTGCCCGCCGGGCAGGAACTTTCCAGCCGCGCCGATCGCAAGATCACCGGCCAGTATTTCCGGCCGAACACGGCCTCGACGTATCAGCGAGGCGCCATCAGCCACGCTGAGGCGTTGGACTACTACGGCCGACGCTACAGCCAGATTCCCGCCGAGACCGCCAAAGAACACGCCGCCGAAATTCGCCGCAACCTGAACGCGGCGAAGAAGGAGTACGCCAAGCTCGACAAAGAGGCCAAGGGCAACAAGCACGTCGAAGCCCACTTGAAAGCCATTCAAGAGCACCATGCCAAGGCCGAGGAGATGTGCGAGATCGTGAGCCGATCATAAGGCTCTCTTTGCCAAGGTTACTCGCCATGCACGAGACGTCAGACAAGATCAGGGCCGACATCAAGCAGCGATTTGTGAAACTCGCACTCTGCCCAACGGAAGAAAAGAAGTTTCCCGTTGGCCCCGCCAGTGCGAAGCGACTGGGCTACGACCCTGTTGAGATCGACGCGCTGCCAAACTCGGTCACGGAGTCGTTCGCCGGCGTCGGCGACCCGTTTGCTCTTGGA
This window encodes:
- a CDS encoding TolC family protein, encoding MFLRQRLWSGGYLALIWLAATTGCRTPRPAGSQAAVAAHSGSPKAAEGSRNATEVVPYRSGTTSQASAFPRPATTASAASSRRDARTTNEKPTPPARLASLHLVQQPVGVDDPFAGQPELQLPRLLGEVLARNQTLAAMRAAWLSAAERYPQARALDDPVFTGMAAPASLSSAVTSVPGNVAGYVVGGAQKLPWFGKLQLRGDAALAESRAARWDVDDARLQIIEAAGLAYYDYYLVRQDLALNVENTAKLREFHDIAARKYEANLAPQQDMLQAEVELAELARRQIELERLERIAIARINTLMHRMPDAYVPAAPASLQAPLLALSAAELRATAVTRRPDLASLAAKIRAEQARLQLANKEFMPDFEVFGRYDNFWTQASQRGQVGLNMNVPLYRDKRYAAVREAQWRLSQRRAEYEQRIDDINREVQTAYERFDEAQQTVGLYTDQILPAARKNVDSAFAAYETSGGDFLRLVAAQRQLISLQERYQESIADYHRRRVELERVVGQPLPNGQAAEEIPPGRQIARTFRAPRPAADPLGRISDCGSHDHRRPDAARPPPRQLHRSRRQRP
- a CDS encoding MarR family transcriptional regulator, with the translated sequence MSKSHLIDDIVGRLVRRHSTAVVLFHQAVAERLGIGPADHKCLDLLRERGPMTGSELAALTGLTTGAITGVVARLERAGYLSRKSDARDRRKQILCQSGERMPDIHHVFEPIRNDVTALLKRFDGDQLRAIAEFLAQSTDLAYRHTALLRSDTLHHEQRP